In a genomic window of Paroedura picta isolate Pp20150507F chromosome 14, Ppicta_v3.0, whole genome shotgun sequence:
- the HAS3 gene encoding hyaluronan synthase 3 isoform X1 encodes MGLPRRRDRLSSRPAPTATACGCAAFPRLELRGLSRRAGGWGERASAAKAARGAASARGEGRESSLGRVSPGASPRGGVPGSRAEAGWGETSEDAFPVAAERRRAPRCRCGAGEANSGRMPGRLAAGLRVAGTGLFAGAVLGGILAAYVTGYQFIHTEQHYLSFGLYGAILGLHLGAQGLFAFLEHRRMRRPGRPLKLARSVALCIAAFQEDPDYLRQCLRSVQRISFPGLRVVLVVDGNGPDDTYMRDIFHEVLGADSAASYVWAGNFHAPAPGEAGRAVRHVQALVRRHAYACILQRWGGKREVMYTAFRALGDSVDYVQQVCDSDTVLDPACTVEMLRILEEDPRVGGVGGDVQILNKYDSWISFLSSVRYWMAFNVERACQSYFGCVQCISGPLGMYRNALLQHFLEDWYNQTFLGSKCSFGDDRHLTNRVLSLGYRTKYTARSKCLTETPTRYLRWLNQQTRWSKSYFREWLYNALWLHKHHPWMTYESVVTGFFPFFLMATVIQLFYRGRVWNILLFLLTVQLVGIIKATYACFLRGSVEMIFMSLYSLLYMSSLLPAKMFAIATITKSGWGTSGRKTIVVNFIGLIPVSLWVAVLLGGLAYTAYCQDLFTDTELAFLIAGAILYACYWVALLMLYLAIVARPCSNPQEQYSLAFMEV; translated from the exons ATGGGCTTGCCCAGGcgaagggaccgcctctccagcCGCCCAGCCCCGACGGCAACCGCTTGCGGGTGCGCTGCCTTCCCGCGGCTGGAACTGCGGGGGCTCAGCCGGCGCGCcggagggtggggggagcgggCTTCAGCAGCCAAAGCCGCCCGGGGAGCTGCTTCCGCCcgcggggagggaagggagagcagCCTTGGGCGCGTTTCCCCCGGCGCTTCTCCGCGGGGCGGCGTCCCAGGCTCACGGGCAGAGGCCGGGTGGGGGGAGACGAGCGAGGATGCCTTTCCCGTCGCGGCGGAACGCCGGAGGGCTCCACGCTGCCGCTGCGGCGCTGGCGAGGCCAACTCGGGCCGG ATGCCCGGGCGCCTGGCGGCGGGGCTGCGCGTGGCGGGGACTGGCCTCTTCGCCGGGGCGGTGCTGGGCGGCATCCTGGCCGCCTACGTGACGGGCTACCAGTTCATCCACACGGAGCAGCACTACCTGTCGTTCGGCCTGTACGGCGCCATCCTGGGCCTGCACCTGGGCGCCCAAGGCCTCTTCGCCTTCCTGGAGCACCGCCGCATGCGCCGCCCGGGCCGCCCGCTGAAGCTGGCCCGCTCGGTGGCCCTGTGCATCGCCGCCTTCCAGGAGGACCCCGACTACCTGCGCCAGTGCCTGCGCTCCGTGCAGCGCATCTCCTTCCCGGGCCTCCGCGTGGTGCTGGTGGTGGACGGCAACGGGCCCGACGACACGTACATGCGCGACATCTTCCACGAGGTGCTGGGCGCCGACAGTGCCGCCTCCTACGTCTGGGCCGGCAACTTCCACGCGCCCGCCCCGGGCGAGGCCGGCCGCGCCGTGCGCCACGTCCAGGCCCTCGTGCGCCGCCACGCCTACGCCTGCATCCTGCAGCGCTGGGGCGGCAAGCGCGAGGTCATGTACACGGCCTTCCGCGCCCTCGGCGACTCCGTCGACTACGTGCAG CAGGTGTGTGACTCGGACACTGTCCTGGACCCGGCCTGCACGGTGGAGATGCTGCGCATCCTGGAGGAGGATCCCCGTGTTGGCGGAGTTGGTGGAGACGTGCAG aTCCTGAACAAGTACGACTCGTGGATCTCCTTCCTGAGCAGCGTGCGCTACTGGATGGCGTTCAATGTGGAGCGGGCCTGCCAGTCCTACTTTGGTTGTGTCCAGTGCATCAGCGGGCCCCTGGGCATGTACCGCAATGCCCTTCTGCAGCACTTCCTGGAGGACTGGTACAACCAGACCTTCTTGGGTAGCAAGTGCAGCTTTGGGGATGACCGGCACCTCACCAACCGCGTCCTGAGCCTGGGCTACCGGACCAAGTACACGGCCCGCTCCAAATGCCTGACGGAGACGCCCACCAGGTACCTCCGCTGGCTCAACCAGCAGACCCGCTGGAGCAAATCCTACTTCCGGGAGTGGCTCTACAATGCCCTGTGGCTCCACAAGCACCACCCCTGGATGACCTACGAGTCGGTGGTGACaggcttcttccccttcttcctcatGGCCACCGTCATCCAGCTCTTCTACCGTGGAAGGGTCTGGAACATTCTGCTCTTCCTGCTGACCGTCCAGCTGGTGGGCATCATCAAAGCCACCTACGCCTGCTTCCTCCGGGGCAGCGTCGAGATGATCTTCATGTCTCTCTATTCCCTGCTGTACATGTCCAGCCTGCTGCCAGCCAAGATGTTTGCCATCGCCACCATCACCAAGTCTGGCTGGGGCACCTCCGGCCGCAAGACCATCGTGGTCAACTTCATTGGCCTCATCCCGGTCTCTCTCTGGGTGGCCGTGCTGCTGGGGGGGCTAGCCTACACGGCCTACTGTCAGGACCTCTTCACGGACACAGAGCTGGCCTTCCTTATTGCAGGAGCTATCCTGTACGCCTGCTACTGGGTGGCACTGCTCATGCTCTACCTGGCCATTGTGGCCCGGCCCTGCAGCAACCCCCAGGAGCAGTACAGCCTGGCCTTCATGGAGGTGTGA
- the HAS3 gene encoding hyaluronan synthase 3 isoform X2: MGLPRRRDRLSSRPAPTATACGCAAFPRLELRGLSRRAGGWGERASAAKAARGAASARGEGRESSLGRVSPGASPRGGVPGSRAEAGWGETSEDAFPVAAERRRAPRCRCGAGEANSGRMPGRLAAGLRVAGTGLFAGAVLGGILAAYVTGYQFIHTEQHYLSFGLYGAILGLHLGAQGLFAFLEHRRMRRPGRPLKLARSVALCIAAFQEDPDYLRQCLRSVQRISFPGLRVVLVVDGNGPDDTYMRDIFHEVLGADSAASYVWAGNFHAPAPGEAGRAVRHVQALVRRHAYACILQRWGGKREVMYTAFRALGDSVDYVQVCDSDTVLDPACTVEMLRILEEDPRVGGVGGDVQILNKYDSWISFLSSVRYWMAFNVERACQSYFGCVQCISGPLGMYRNALLQHFLEDWYNQTFLGSKCSFGDDRHLTNRVLSLGYRTKYTARSKCLTETPTRYLRWLNQQTRWSKSYFREWLYNALWLHKHHPWMTYESVVTGFFPFFLMATVIQLFYRGRVWNILLFLLTVQLVGIIKATYACFLRGSVEMIFMSLYSLLYMSSLLPAKMFAIATITKSGWGTSGRKTIVVNFIGLIPVSLWVAVLLGGLAYTAYCQDLFTDTELAFLIAGAILYACYWVALLMLYLAIVARPCSNPQEQYSLAFMEV, from the exons ATGGGCTTGCCCAGGcgaagggaccgcctctccagcCGCCCAGCCCCGACGGCAACCGCTTGCGGGTGCGCTGCCTTCCCGCGGCTGGAACTGCGGGGGCTCAGCCGGCGCGCcggagggtggggggagcgggCTTCAGCAGCCAAAGCCGCCCGGGGAGCTGCTTCCGCCcgcggggagggaagggagagcagCCTTGGGCGCGTTTCCCCCGGCGCTTCTCCGCGGGGCGGCGTCCCAGGCTCACGGGCAGAGGCCGGGTGGGGGGAGACGAGCGAGGATGCCTTTCCCGTCGCGGCGGAACGCCGGAGGGCTCCACGCTGCCGCTGCGGCGCTGGCGAGGCCAACTCGGGCCGG ATGCCCGGGCGCCTGGCGGCGGGGCTGCGCGTGGCGGGGACTGGCCTCTTCGCCGGGGCGGTGCTGGGCGGCATCCTGGCCGCCTACGTGACGGGCTACCAGTTCATCCACACGGAGCAGCACTACCTGTCGTTCGGCCTGTACGGCGCCATCCTGGGCCTGCACCTGGGCGCCCAAGGCCTCTTCGCCTTCCTGGAGCACCGCCGCATGCGCCGCCCGGGCCGCCCGCTGAAGCTGGCCCGCTCGGTGGCCCTGTGCATCGCCGCCTTCCAGGAGGACCCCGACTACCTGCGCCAGTGCCTGCGCTCCGTGCAGCGCATCTCCTTCCCGGGCCTCCGCGTGGTGCTGGTGGTGGACGGCAACGGGCCCGACGACACGTACATGCGCGACATCTTCCACGAGGTGCTGGGCGCCGACAGTGCCGCCTCCTACGTCTGGGCCGGCAACTTCCACGCGCCCGCCCCGGGCGAGGCCGGCCGCGCCGTGCGCCACGTCCAGGCCCTCGTGCGCCGCCACGCCTACGCCTGCATCCTGCAGCGCTGGGGCGGCAAGCGCGAGGTCATGTACACGGCCTTCCGCGCCCTCGGCGACTCCGTCGACTACGTGCAG GTGTGTGACTCGGACACTGTCCTGGACCCGGCCTGCACGGTGGAGATGCTGCGCATCCTGGAGGAGGATCCCCGTGTTGGCGGAGTTGGTGGAGACGTGCAG aTCCTGAACAAGTACGACTCGTGGATCTCCTTCCTGAGCAGCGTGCGCTACTGGATGGCGTTCAATGTGGAGCGGGCCTGCCAGTCCTACTTTGGTTGTGTCCAGTGCATCAGCGGGCCCCTGGGCATGTACCGCAATGCCCTTCTGCAGCACTTCCTGGAGGACTGGTACAACCAGACCTTCTTGGGTAGCAAGTGCAGCTTTGGGGATGACCGGCACCTCACCAACCGCGTCCTGAGCCTGGGCTACCGGACCAAGTACACGGCCCGCTCCAAATGCCTGACGGAGACGCCCACCAGGTACCTCCGCTGGCTCAACCAGCAGACCCGCTGGAGCAAATCCTACTTCCGGGAGTGGCTCTACAATGCCCTGTGGCTCCACAAGCACCACCCCTGGATGACCTACGAGTCGGTGGTGACaggcttcttccccttcttcctcatGGCCACCGTCATCCAGCTCTTCTACCGTGGAAGGGTCTGGAACATTCTGCTCTTCCTGCTGACCGTCCAGCTGGTGGGCATCATCAAAGCCACCTACGCCTGCTTCCTCCGGGGCAGCGTCGAGATGATCTTCATGTCTCTCTATTCCCTGCTGTACATGTCCAGCCTGCTGCCAGCCAAGATGTTTGCCATCGCCACCATCACCAAGTCTGGCTGGGGCACCTCCGGCCGCAAGACCATCGTGGTCAACTTCATTGGCCTCATCCCGGTCTCTCTCTGGGTGGCCGTGCTGCTGGGGGGGCTAGCCTACACGGCCTACTGTCAGGACCTCTTCACGGACACAGAGCTGGCCTTCCTTATTGCAGGAGCTATCCTGTACGCCTGCTACTGGGTGGCACTGCTCATGCTCTACCTGGCCATTGTGGCCCGGCCCTGCAGCAACCCCCAGGAGCAGTACAGCCTGGCCTTCATGGAGGTGTGA
- the HAS3 gene encoding hyaluronan synthase 3 isoform X3, which translates to MPGRLAAGLRVAGTGLFAGAVLGGILAAYVTGYQFIHTEQHYLSFGLYGAILGLHLGAQGLFAFLEHRRMRRPGRPLKLARSVALCIAAFQEDPDYLRQCLRSVQRISFPGLRVVLVVDGNGPDDTYMRDIFHEVLGADSAASYVWAGNFHAPAPGEAGRAVRHVQALVRRHAYACILQRWGGKREVMYTAFRALGDSVDYVQQVCDSDTVLDPACTVEMLRILEEDPRVGGVGGDVQILNKYDSWISFLSSVRYWMAFNVERACQSYFGCVQCISGPLGMYRNALLQHFLEDWYNQTFLGSKCSFGDDRHLTNRVLSLGYRTKYTARSKCLTETPTRYLRWLNQQTRWSKSYFREWLYNALWLHKHHPWMTYESVVTGFFPFFLMATVIQLFYRGRVWNILLFLLTVQLVGIIKATYACFLRGSVEMIFMSLYSLLYMSSLLPAKMFAIATITKSGWGTSGRKTIVVNFIGLIPVSLWVAVLLGGLAYTAYCQDLFTDTELAFLIAGAILYACYWVALLMLYLAIVARPCSNPQEQYSLAFMEV; encoded by the exons ATGCCCGGGCGCCTGGCGGCGGGGCTGCGCGTGGCGGGGACTGGCCTCTTCGCCGGGGCGGTGCTGGGCGGCATCCTGGCCGCCTACGTGACGGGCTACCAGTTCATCCACACGGAGCAGCACTACCTGTCGTTCGGCCTGTACGGCGCCATCCTGGGCCTGCACCTGGGCGCCCAAGGCCTCTTCGCCTTCCTGGAGCACCGCCGCATGCGCCGCCCGGGCCGCCCGCTGAAGCTGGCCCGCTCGGTGGCCCTGTGCATCGCCGCCTTCCAGGAGGACCCCGACTACCTGCGCCAGTGCCTGCGCTCCGTGCAGCGCATCTCCTTCCCGGGCCTCCGCGTGGTGCTGGTGGTGGACGGCAACGGGCCCGACGACACGTACATGCGCGACATCTTCCACGAGGTGCTGGGCGCCGACAGTGCCGCCTCCTACGTCTGGGCCGGCAACTTCCACGCGCCCGCCCCGGGCGAGGCCGGCCGCGCCGTGCGCCACGTCCAGGCCCTCGTGCGCCGCCACGCCTACGCCTGCATCCTGCAGCGCTGGGGCGGCAAGCGCGAGGTCATGTACACGGCCTTCCGCGCCCTCGGCGACTCCGTCGACTACGTGCAG CAGGTGTGTGACTCGGACACTGTCCTGGACCCGGCCTGCACGGTGGAGATGCTGCGCATCCTGGAGGAGGATCCCCGTGTTGGCGGAGTTGGTGGAGACGTGCAG aTCCTGAACAAGTACGACTCGTGGATCTCCTTCCTGAGCAGCGTGCGCTACTGGATGGCGTTCAATGTGGAGCGGGCCTGCCAGTCCTACTTTGGTTGTGTCCAGTGCATCAGCGGGCCCCTGGGCATGTACCGCAATGCCCTTCTGCAGCACTTCCTGGAGGACTGGTACAACCAGACCTTCTTGGGTAGCAAGTGCAGCTTTGGGGATGACCGGCACCTCACCAACCGCGTCCTGAGCCTGGGCTACCGGACCAAGTACACGGCCCGCTCCAAATGCCTGACGGAGACGCCCACCAGGTACCTCCGCTGGCTCAACCAGCAGACCCGCTGGAGCAAATCCTACTTCCGGGAGTGGCTCTACAATGCCCTGTGGCTCCACAAGCACCACCCCTGGATGACCTACGAGTCGGTGGTGACaggcttcttccccttcttcctcatGGCCACCGTCATCCAGCTCTTCTACCGTGGAAGGGTCTGGAACATTCTGCTCTTCCTGCTGACCGTCCAGCTGGTGGGCATCATCAAAGCCACCTACGCCTGCTTCCTCCGGGGCAGCGTCGAGATGATCTTCATGTCTCTCTATTCCCTGCTGTACATGTCCAGCCTGCTGCCAGCCAAGATGTTTGCCATCGCCACCATCACCAAGTCTGGCTGGGGCACCTCCGGCCGCAAGACCATCGTGGTCAACTTCATTGGCCTCATCCCGGTCTCTCTCTGGGTGGCCGTGCTGCTGGGGGGGCTAGCCTACACGGCCTACTGTCAGGACCTCTTCACGGACACAGAGCTGGCCTTCCTTATTGCAGGAGCTATCCTGTACGCCTGCTACTGGGTGGCACTGCTCATGCTCTACCTGGCCATTGTGGCCCGGCCCTGCAGCAACCCCCAGGAGCAGTACAGCCTGGCCTTCATGGAGGTGTGA
- the CHTF8 gene encoding chromosome transmission fidelity protein 8 homolog yields the protein MVQLSVRGAGGGGLGEWLLLELQGELEARDGAGLAGRLLGDLHFTRQGVPVLLLGHHVLYGKAVRLEKPLAVLTKAPGHYSAVALIRRKLLFKTRPKPIITHLPKKA from the exons ATGGTGCAGCTGAGCGTGCGCGG GGCGGGCGGCGGAGGCCTGGGCGAGTGGCTGCTGCTGGAGCTGCAGGGCGAGCTGGAGGCCCGCGACGGGGCCGGGCTGGCGGGgcgcctgctgggggacctgcACTTCACGCGCCAG ggcgtCCCGGTGCTGCTGCTGGGCCACCACGTCCTCTACGGGAAGGCGGTGCGGCTGGAGAAGCCCCTGGCCGTGCTGACCAAGGCCCCCGGACACTACTCGGCCGTGGCGCTCATCAGGAGGAAGCTGCTCTTCAAGACCCGCCCCAAGCCCATCATCACCCACCTGCCCAAGAAGGCCTGA
- the UTP4 gene encoding U3 small nucleolar RNA-associated protein 4 homolog, whose translation MGEFQVHRARLFAFLPAGVRCLAASRAASRRLAVGRTDGALEVYDLRANAFQEKVIPGHRTRIAEALCWAAGGRLFGAGLSGELLEYDLEELRLKRAVDAFAGPLWSVAADPAGARLAVGCEDGSIKLFHVLPDDGIQFERSLDRQKGRILSLFWHASGARIAAGSIDIIRVFDVDSGHAVQRLLVDRRLTGFRARECVVWSVLFLSDGTIVSADSSGKVQFWDSEMGTLLQTSVLSSSAVLSLAASEAEDSIVVGTSEGAVYQFQLLLVKAGSAERQWVRTKPFQYHTHDVRAVAHTATALISGGLDGQLVIRPLMEKVESRSYEAAVRKVTFPHRRLVSCARKARLLLFQYPQQLELWRLGTTRATGRDGEVLPVSCPPEHLLLLKNKGPEHIRSSCISACGSWIAYSTASRLCLYRIQLAGEHVALQRVPKVPKVAGGAHQLLFSLDSTWLFVASDRGSVHVLKILQSEACKHLHTLQPSSDSPDAAVLLAASADGSWLAVASGGGTVTIYDLQRAKPHCVVPAYDCPVTALAIHPVTNNLVIAHADQQVLEFSIPDKAYTPWSRKAQQLGLHRDWLERDTPITHIAFHPKQADQVLMHDTHMFCLLDKSLPLPEDTAILCNQPSLKQLSRTAQHSQAHAFKICKKYQPLLFVDLLDETSLVVVERPVMDIKAQLPPPVYQKKFGT comes from the exons ATGGGGGAGTTCCAGGTGCACCGCGCGCGCCTCTTCGCCTTCCTGCCCGCCGGCGTCCGCTGCCTGGCCGCCTCCCGCGCCGCCTCCCGCCGCCTGGCCGTGGGCCGCACCGACGGCGCCCTCGAGGTCTACGACCTGCGCGCCAACGCCTTCCAGgagaag GTCATCCCCGGGCACCGGACGAGGATCGCCGAGGCACTCTGCTGGGCGGCGGGCGGCCGCCTCTTCGGCGCGGGGCTCAGCGGGGAGCTCCTGGAGTACGACCTGGAGGAGCTGCGCCTCAAGCGCGCCGTCGACGCCTTCGCGGGCCCCCTCTGGAGCGTGGCGGCGGACCCCGCGGGAGCACGCTTGGCG GTGGGCTGCGAGGATGGGTCCATTAAGCTCTTCCACGTCTTACCCGACGACGGCATCCAGTTTGAGAGGAGCCTGGACCGGCAGAAAG GCCGCATTCTGTCCCTCTTCTGGCATGCCTCTGGGGCCAGGATTGCTGCCGGCTCCATTGACATCATCCGTGTCTTTGACGTCGATTCAG GCCACGCAGTCCAGCGGCTTCTTGTGGACAGACGCCTGACAGGCTTCCGCGCTCGGGAGTGTGTCGTTTGGAGCGTGCTCTTCCTGTCAGATGGCACCATTGTCAGTGCGGATTCTTCTGGGAAGGTGcagttctgggattcagagatgggGACGCTGCTCCAGACATCTGTCCTCAGCAGCTCAGCTGTGCTGTCGTTGGCTGCTTCTGAG GCAGAAGACAGCATTGTAGTGGGCACATCGGAGGGGGCTGTGTACCAGTTCCAGCTGCTACTGGTGAAGGCAGGCAGTGCGGAGCGCCAGTGGGTGCGGACAAAGCCCTTCCAGTACCACACACATGATGTGAGGGCTGTGGCGCACACAGCCACAGCACTCATCAGTGGAG gatTGGATGGGCAGCTGGTGATCCGGCCCCTCATGGAGAAGGTGGAGTCCCGGAGCTATGAAGCTGCTGTTCGGAAAGTCACCTTCCCCCAT AGGCGCCTTGTCTCTTGTGCCCGGAAAGCCCGACTCCTCCTTTTCCAGTACCCGCAACAACTGGAGCTGTGGAGACTTGGGACCACCCGTGCCACAG GAAGAGATGGGGAAGTCTTGCCTGTGTCCTGCCCACCTGAGCACCTGCTACTGCTTAAGAACAAG GGCCCTGAGCACATCCGTAGCAGCTGCATCTCGGCCTGTGGCTCCTGGATCGCCTATTCTACGGCTTCCCGGCTTTGTTTGTACCGAATCCAGTTGGCTGGCGAgcatgtggccctccagagg GTTCCCAAGGTGCCAAAGGTGGCTGGGGGAGCACACCAGCTTTTGTTCTCTCTGGACTCGACCTGGCTGTTTGTGGCATCAGATCGGGGCTCTGTGCATGTTCTCAAGATCCTGCAATCGGAGGCCTGCAAGCACCTGCACACCCTGCAGCCCAGCTCAG actcCCCGGACGCGGCTGTCCTGCTGGCGGCCAGTGCTGATGGCAGCTGGTTGGCTGTCGCGAGTGGAGGCGGGACTGTCACCATCTATGACCTGCAAAGAGCCAAG CCTCACTGCGTCGTGCCTGCTTACGACTGCCCGGTGACTGCCCTGGCCATCCATCCGGTGACCAACAATCTTGTGATTGCCCACGCAGACCAGCAG gTGCTTGAGTTCAGCATCCCAGACAAGGCATACACCCCCTGGAGTCGCAAGGCACAGCAGCTGGGGCTGCACCGTGACTGGCTGGAGCGGGATACGCCCATCACTCACATCGCCTTCCACCCCAAGCAGGCCGACCAGGTGCTGATGCACGACACGCACATGTTCTGCCTCCTGGACAAGTCCCTG CCGCTTCCGGAAGACACGGCCATTTTGTGCAACCAGCCGTCGCTGAAGCAGCTATCCAGGACGGCCCAACACAGCCAGGCCCATGCCTTCAAGATCTGCAAGAAGTATCAG CCTCTGCTGTTTGTGGACCTGCTAGATGAGACAtccctggtggtggtggagcggcCGGTGATGGACATCAAAGCCCAATTGCCCCCACCCGTCTACCAGAAGAAGTTTGGCACGTAA
- the SNTB2 gene encoding beta-2-syntrophin isoform X2, producing MCVLGDVGGASQPMAACEGAPRPLVGVGRRRGGETGRTGGRRTGGLAAAGMAVWTRAGKAGPVEVLLRERWVRALAELSGEALSLTSEPLNGLPNGAERGRAAGSPGGGGGGGGRSPDPPSPPPAAAAAACASPSGSPGRGPWRSPPSSPPPPSSCAGSPPGGVRRVRVVKAEAGGLGISIKGGRENRMPVLISRIFPGLAAERCGALRLGDAILSVNGTDLRDATHDQAVQALKRAGREVLLEVKYMREATPYLRKLSLVSDLPWEGAAPQSPSLSGSEDSGSPKHHALAKDRKVIPLRMCYAARNLSMPDLENRLIELHSPDSRNTLILRCRDSAAAHSWFTAIHTNIMALLPQVLAELNALLAAGNTPGSRREVKHVAWLAQQARLDGGRQLWQPVLVAVTEKDLLLFDCMPWTRDAWAAPCHSYPLLATRLVHSGAGNRSPCMGSDLTFATRTGTRQGIEMHVFRAETHRDLSSWTRILVQGCHSATELIKEVSSGPPHGDGSFFGLQAAP from the exons ATGTGTGTGCTGGGCGACGTCGGAGGCGCGTCCCAGCCAATGGCTGCCTGCGAGGGGGCGCCCCGCCCCTTGGTGGGCGTCGGGCGGCGTCGGGGCGGCGAGACCGGGCGGACGGGCGGGCGGCGGACGGGCGGACTGGCTGCGGCGGGCATGGCCGTGTGGACGCGCGCGGGCAAGGCGGGCCCGGTGGAGGTGCTGCTCCGCGAGCGCTGGGTGCGGGCGCTGGCCGAGCTGAGCGGGGAGGCGCTCTCGCTCACGTCGGAGCCGCTCAACGGGCTGCCCAACGGCGCCGAgcgcgggcgggcggcggggagccccgggggcggcggcggcggcgggggacgCAGCCCGGACCCGCCCtctccgccgcccgccgccgccgccgccgcctgcgccTCCCCGTCTGGCTCTCCGGGCCGGGGCCCGTGGCGCTCGCCGCcttcgtcgccgccgccgccttcgtCTTGCGCGGGCTCTCCGCCGGGCGGGGTGCGGCGCGTGCGGGTGGTGAAGGCGGAGGCGGGCGGGCTGGGCATCAGCATCAAGGGCGGCCGCGAGAACCGCATGCCCGTCCTCATCTCGCGCATCTTCCCCGGGCTGGCGGCCGAGCGCTGCGGCGCCCTCCGCCTGGGCGACGCCATCCTGTCCGTCAACGGCACCGACCTCCGCGACGCCACCCACGACCAGGCCGTGCAGGCGCTCAAGCGGGCCGGCAGGGAGGTCCTCCTCGAAG TGAAGTACATGCGGGAGGCAACCCCTTACCTCAGGAAGCTGTCGCTTGTCTCAGACCTGCCGTGGGAGGGGGCCGCTCCCCAGTCCCCCAGCCTCAGCGGCAGCGAAGATTCTGGCTCCCCCAAACACCACGCCCTGGCCAAGGACCGCAAAGTGATCCCCTTGAGAATGTGCTACGCAGCGAGGAATCTGAGCATGCCGgatctggagaacag GTTGATAGAGCTGCATTCCCCCGATAGCAGGAACACACTGATCCTCCGCTGCAGAGACTCAGCCGCGGCGCACTCCTGGTTCACGGCCATCCACACCAACATCATGGCTCTCCTCCCGCAGGTCCTGGCCGAGCTCAATGCCCTGCTGGCCGCTGGCAACACTCCGGGGAGCCGCAGGGAGGTCAAGCACGTGGCGTGGCTAGCCCAGCAG gccaggctggatggagGAAGGCAGCTGTGGCAGCCGGTTCTCGTGGCCGTGACGGAGAAGGACTTGCTGTTGTTCGACTGCATGCCGTGGACCAGGGACGCCTGGGCAGCCCCCTGCCACAGCTACCCCCTTCTGGCCACCAG GCTGGTCCATTCGGGTGCTGGAAACAGGTCCCCCTGCATGGGGTCCGATCTCACCTTTGCCACAAGGACAGGGACGCGGCAGGGCATCGAGATGCACGTCTTCCGGGCAGAGACGCACCGGGATCTCTCCTCCTGGACCCGAATCCTGGTCCAAGGCTGCCATTCAGCCACAGAGCTGATCAAGGAGGTGTCTTCAG